A portion of the Pseudomonas koreensis genome contains these proteins:
- the surA gene encoding peptidylprolyl isomerase SurA, whose product MNVKTKLSDCLRPVLLGALFLGTAANAAVQSIDKVVAIVDNDVVMQSQLDQRVHEVQQTIAKRGGGLPPPGVLDQQVLERLIVENLQLQIGERSGIRITDEELNQAVGTIAQRNNMTVDQFRAALARDGLNYDDARDQIKREMIISRVRQRRVAERIQVSEQEVKNFLASDLGKMQLSEELHLANILIPTPESANSDAIQSAARQAMEVYQQLKQGADFGQMAVARSGSDNALEGGDMGWRKAAQLPPPFDRELSSMAVGDITQPARTPGGFIILKLLGKRGGEAQMRDEVHVRHILVKPSPIRDEAKTKALVQSLYDRITAGEDFAELAKNYSEDPGSALNGGDLNWIDPNVLVPEFREVMASTPQGQLSKPFQTQYGWHVLEVLGRRATDSTEQAREQQAMTVLRNRKYDEELQTWLRQIRDEAYVEIKLPGADQAAQ is encoded by the coding sequence GTGAACGTGAAGACCAAGCTTTCTGATTGTCTGCGCCCGGTGCTGCTGGGCGCGTTGTTCCTGGGTACGGCGGCTAACGCCGCCGTACAGTCCATCGATAAAGTCGTGGCGATCGTCGACAACGACGTGGTCATGCAGAGCCAACTGGACCAGCGCGTTCATGAAGTTCAGCAGACCATCGCCAAGCGTGGCGGCGGCTTGCCGCCTCCGGGCGTGCTGGATCAACAGGTGCTTGAGCGCCTGATCGTTGAAAACCTGCAATTGCAGATCGGCGAACGTTCCGGCATCCGCATCACTGACGAAGAACTCAACCAGGCTGTCGGCACCATTGCCCAGCGCAACAACATGACGGTTGACCAGTTCCGTGCTGCGCTGGCTCGTGATGGCCTGAACTATGACGACGCTCGTGATCAGATCAAGCGCGAAATGATCATCAGCCGTGTGCGTCAGCGCCGGGTGGCAGAGCGTATCCAGGTGTCCGAGCAGGAAGTGAAAAACTTTCTCGCTTCCGACCTCGGCAAGATGCAGCTGTCCGAAGAACTGCACCTGGCCAACATCCTGATTCCGACCCCGGAAAGCGCCAACTCTGACGCCATTCAGAGCGCCGCGCGCCAGGCGATGGAGGTTTACCAGCAGCTCAAGCAAGGCGCCGACTTCGGCCAGATGGCTGTTGCCAGGTCCGGCAGCGATAACGCGCTGGAAGGCGGCGACATGGGCTGGCGTAAAGCCGCGCAACTGCCACCGCCGTTCGATCGTGAACTGAGCAGCATGGCCGTCGGCGACATCACCCAACCTGCACGCACCCCGGGCGGCTTCATCATTCTGAAGCTGCTGGGCAAACGTGGCGGCGAAGCGCAGATGCGCGACGAAGTGCATGTGCGTCACATCCTGGTCAAGCCAAGCCCGATCCGCGACGAGGCCAAGACCAAGGCGCTGGTGCAATCGTTGTATGACCGCATCACCGCCGGCGAAGACTTTGCCGAGCTGGCAAAAAACTACTCGGAAGATCCTGGTTCCGCTCTCAATGGCGGCGACCTGAACTGGATCGACCCGAACGTACTCGTGCCGGAATTCCGCGAAGTGATGGCTTCGACTCCACAAGGTCAGCTGTCCAAACCGTTCCAGACCCAATACGGCTGGCACGTGCTGGAAGTTCTTGGCCGCCGCGCCACTGACAGCACCGAACAGGCCCGTGAGCAGCAAGCCATGACCGTACTGCGTAACCGCAAATACGACGAAGAGCTGCAAACCTGGCTGCGTCAGATCCGTGACGAAGCCTACGTAGAGATCAAACTCCCTGGTGCAGACCAGGCAGCGCAGTGA
- the pdxA gene encoding 4-hydroxythreonine-4-phosphate dehydrogenase PdxA yields MKPKRFALTPGEPAGIGPDLCLLLASQAQPHPLIAITSRDLLLERAVQLGLAVNLLDVAPGQWPDFPAPTGSLYVWDTPLSAPVVAGQLDKANAAFVLETLTRAGRGCLNGDFAGMITAPVHKGVINESGIAFSGHTEFLADLTHTAQVVMMLATRGLRVALVTTHLPLREIADAITPERLERVTRILHADLQEKFGIARPRILVCGLNPHAGEGGHLGHEEIDIIEPTLERLRSEGMDLRGPLPADTLFTPKYLEHCDAVLAMYHDQGLPVLKYKGFGAAVNVTLGLPIIRTSVDHGTALDLAGSGRIDTGSLQVALETAYQMAETRL; encoded by the coding sequence GTGAAACCCAAGCGTTTCGCGCTGACACCCGGCGAACCGGCCGGCATCGGTCCCGACCTGTGCCTGCTGCTCGCCTCGCAAGCCCAGCCACACCCCCTGATTGCCATCACCAGCCGCGACCTGCTCCTTGAGCGGGCCGTGCAGCTGGGGCTGGCCGTCAACTTGCTGGATGTCGCGCCGGGGCAGTGGCCTGATTTTCCGGCGCCGACCGGCAGTCTGTATGTCTGGGACACACCACTCAGCGCACCGGTAGTTGCAGGGCAACTGGACAAGGCCAACGCGGCGTTTGTCCTCGAAACTTTGACCCGTGCCGGCCGTGGCTGCCTGAACGGCGACTTCGCCGGGATGATCACTGCGCCGGTGCATAAAGGCGTGATCAACGAATCAGGTATCGCCTTCTCCGGACACACCGAATTCCTCGCCGACCTGACGCACACCGCGCAAGTGGTGATGATGCTTGCGACTCGCGGTTTGCGCGTGGCGCTGGTCACCACTCACCTGCCACTGCGCGAGATCGCCGACGCGATCACACCAGAGCGGCTGGAGCGCGTCACGCGAATCCTGCACGCCGATCTGCAAGAAAAATTCGGCATCGCCCGGCCACGCATTCTGGTTTGCGGCCTCAACCCGCACGCCGGTGAAGGCGGCCACCTGGGCCATGAAGAAATCGACATCATCGAACCGACATTAGAGCGCCTGCGCAGTGAGGGCATGGACCTTCGTGGCCCGCTGCCTGCCGACACTCTGTTTACCCCCAAATATCTGGAGCACTGCGATGCAGTGCTGGCGATGTACCACGACCAGGGCTTGCCCGTGCTCAAGTACAAAGGCTTCGGCGCGGCCGTCAACGTGACACTGGGCCTGCCGATCATTCGCACGTCGGTCGACCATGGCACCGCCCTGGATCTGGCCGGCAGCGGCAGGATCGACACCGGTAGCCTGCAAGTCGCGCTGGAAACCGCCTACCAGATGGCCGAGACCCGTTTATGA